The sequence below is a genomic window from Thermococcus sp..
TTTCCCTCGCTATTGGGTCGTTCCGTATCTCGGGCACGACGACGTCTATACCGAGCCCGCCGTACTGGGTGTAGACGTTGATGAGCCTCAAATAAGCCTGCGCCATCTGGGAAACGACGGCGAAGCTCTCCCTGAGCTCCTCAAGGGCTTTCCTGAGTTCCTGAACTTCCCTGGCAAGGTCTTCATCGGGCATGATTGTCCATAGGGTGGTCACTCCTTTAGCCTTTCCGGTCAGGGATGAGCAGTTCAATTTCTGCAATCCAGACGTAGCGGTTCACCCTCTCGAACCGGCACTCCAGCCCTAGCTTCGTGCAGATTTTCCTCAGCTCATCAACGGTGGCGAAGTACTCGTCCTCTATCTCCTCCTTCAGACCGTCCTCCTCCCCGATTCTCATCTTTTTCTCCTCTGACTCAAACATCACATCGGCGATGACGATTTTCCCTTCTGGCTTTAGAATGCGGAGCATCTCCTTCAGCGCGTCCTTCTTTTCCTCATCCGGCATGTGATGGAGAGCGTAGGTGCTTATCACGACATCGGCCGTTCCGTCAGGCAGGGGAATGTGGAGAAAATGCCCATTGAAAGGCTCAAAGCCGTGTTTTTCCCTGAACTTCACCCTCATCCCGCGGGAAGGCTCAACCCCGATGTAGCGTTCGCACTTGAGAAAGCGCAGGATGTTGCCCGTTCCGCAGCCGATGTCCACAACAGTTCCACTGACCTTCCCCGCCACGAGCGTTAGAACCCTCTCGTAATCGGCGTGAATCCAATCCTCTATCCTAACGTCCTCGTCATAGGTTTCGGCCCAGGAATCGAAGTCCCACTCCAAGGAAGTCACCTATGAAAGGGAATTCACAAGTCTTTTTAACCCCTCCGCCTCACTCCCCACCATGAACCGCCGCCTCTACAACCTCCACCTGCTCACCTCAGCCCTCCGAACCGCAGGCGATGCAATCGAGAGCGTCGCCCTGCCGTGGAGCCTGCTCGATGCCACCGGCTCACTGGTGAGCATCGGGGGTTTTGCGCTCTTCACCCACCTGCCATGGATCATCCTTCCTCCCCTCCTAGGCAGAACACTTGATAAAACCAGAAAGAAGGTCAGGCTGGCGTTCCTGGCTCTGCTCCTTCAGGCCTTTCTCGCTGTCGCAATAG
It includes:
- a CDS encoding class I SAM-dependent methyltransferase, with amino-acid sequence MTSLEWDFDSWAETYDEDVRIEDWIHADYERVLTLVAGKVSGTVVDIGCGTGNILRFLKCERYIGVEPSRGMRVKFREKHGFEPFNGHFLHIPLPDGTADVVISTYALHHMPDEEKKDALKEMLRILKPEGKIVIADVMFESEEKKMRIGEEDGLKEEIEDEYFATVDELRKICTKLGLECRFERVNRYVWIAEIELLIPDRKG